AAAAATTCATTCACCCCAAAGTGGGCCTGAGTGCTAATAATAATGGTCGCAAAGCTTAACCACAAAAACTGATTAATGCCTAGTAATAAGGCAAACCCAGCGATAATGAGCCATCTGTTATGGTGTTGTTTACGCGCACCTAATAACGGGCGCTTGGTTGATGATGCGGGTTGAGTGGTGTGGGGGTTGTCTGCGGTTACGGCAAGATTTTGCGCAGCAGACGGATTTTGGGCAATAGGGCGGTTTGGCATCGACGACTCCTTGTCTGATTGATAGCCATGCCATTAGTATGAGCCTGAATAACCGTTAAAACAACTGTTAAGTGAATCAACTAAGTCAGTCAAATGAAATCTAACTGCTTTACTAGATTAACGCATTTCTAGCGTTGGCGTAAGGCGTTTTCGACCGCACGCAATAGCTGATTTTGCTTATTGATATAGCGCGAGTTATTGGGTGAGACACTTTGCTTGTCCTCATCTAGCCACTGAATCATCGAGCCGTTATAAAAATAGTATCTGTTTTCTGCTATCTTCGATTTTTTGATATCAAACGCTTCCATTCCCAGGGATGGAGTATCAAAACTTATCGGCGCGTTGTAACGCACTGTTTGTTCAAATACAAAATATAAGTCATTATTTGCAAAATAATATTGCAGGCTGTATTTGCCGGTTTCCCCATAGTAGATTTCTTCAATCAGTCTGATCTGATTTTGATCGGTATAAAACTTAATCACCCCACCTTCGGTGCTATGACCATGATTATCAATATTTGTCAGTTGATAGCTGCCAAGGTTGTTATTGACCTCAGCATAGATTTGCCTAATATACTGCTTTTGCTGCGCTAAGCTGTTTAATTTAACAGGCTGATGCAATGCCGGTTGGTAGGGTTTAGCATGAGCGATATGGGTTAAAGGCAACAGGCCAATCAATAGGCTTAACATAAGTGAGTTGTTTGTCATGACCGATTATCCTATCTTGTCGTAGTCTTATTTTGTTATAAATAATAATGAGCGTATCCTAAGCGTATTCTGGTACTTTTATAATAATCAATTTAAATTGAAACCTGTTCCTTTTAAAGCAGGATTCCCTGCAAAGAAAAATTGTGTAATGAGAAAAACTTATGCCAATCACCAACAACCTTAAGCCATTAACAAACGACAAAAACATCAGCATTGAAGATGTGACTCACTTTTTATTGGAGCTAGATGCCTTGAAGCGTGTCAGTCGCCGCAGTTATGTGCCTCAGACCACAAGGCTTGAGAACTCAGCCGAGCATTCATGGCATTTGGCAATGGCGTGTTGGTCTATTGCTGAGCTGTTTGAGCTGGATGTCAATCATGAAAAATTGCTTAAACTTGCTTTGGTGCATGATTTGGGCGAGATAGACGCTGGTGATACCTTTTTGTATGCACAAGGTCGTAGTGATGCTCATATTGAGGAGCGTCAAGGTATTGAGCGTCTGCAATCAGAGCCAGGCAACGGTATTAGTAATCTCGTTGAAGTGTGGGATGAGCAGGAAACGGGCAGCAGCCGTGAGACTCAATTATTAAAAGTGGTTGATCGTATTTTACCTTTTATATTAAACATGAATACTGGCGGTAAAACCTGGAGTGATCATGGCGTTAAGCGCTCACAAGTGGCTGGCATGCACGCCTTTATCGCAGACAGTTTTCCCTCTATCCATGATTGGGTCGCTAAACAAATAGACTATGCCACGCAGCAAGGCTGGTTAATTGATGAGTAATAAAGAGTGGCGAAACGAACTTTCCTATTAAAGCGATTATGGTTATAGGTAAATCGAAAGCTTACCAAACTATTTCGATGGGTGTGCCTACTTTAACCGCACTCATGATTTCGTCCATTTCTGCATTGGTCACCGCCATACAGCCGTCTGTCCAATTGCGCTTTTGCATCACACCAGCTAGGTACTCGTAGCCATTCATCTGACCATGAATCATGATGGCGCCGCCAGGTGAGACTCCCTTTGCTTCAGCACTGGCAATGTCTGCTTCATTAGGATAGCTGACATGGATAGAGCGATAGGCGATCGAGTTCTCATTTTTATAATCTAAAATATACTCACCTTCTGGTGTACGCTCATCGCCTTCTTGCTGTTTGTGACCTTTTGGTGCGTCACCAAGCGCAATGTGATAGCTTTTGACTACTTTGTAATCTTGCAACAGATACAGTGTCTGTGAAGACTTATCGACATAGACCCTATCGATGTTGGCTTGCTCTAGCGTTAATGGAGAGGGCGGGAAGTAGGTGTCATGGTCATCGTTGCTACTACTTTGGCGAGAGAGCTGGTCGTAATACTGTTGCATCTCGTTACGGTCATTAGGAGGATCAGCTATGATGATGAACACAGCGAGCGCGAATACCATTAGGAATACAGTTTTTAGTAAGCCGGTCTTTTTTTGCGACATCATCCGTTATCCTGTCTTATAAAGTATAAAACAGGATAACGCTCTGATATGTAAGGCTGGCGTAGAAAGTGTGGATTTTGGATGAAGAGATTTTACATTAAGGGTTATTACCTTAAGGGTTT
Above is a window of Psychrobacter sp. FDAARGOS_221 DNA encoding:
- a CDS encoding HD domain-containing protein; amino-acid sequence: MPITNNLKPLTNDKNISIEDVTHFLLELDALKRVSRRSYVPQTTRLENSAEHSWHLAMACWSIAELFELDVNHEKLLKLALVHDLGEIDAGDTFLYAQGRSDAHIEERQGIERLQSEPGNGISNLVEVWDEQETGSSRETQLLKVVDRILPFILNMNTGGKTWSDHGVKRSQVAGMHAFIADSFPSIHDWVAKQIDYATQQGWLIDE
- a CDS encoding L,D-transpeptidase family protein; its protein translation is MMSQKKTGLLKTVFLMVFALAVFIIIADPPNDRNEMQQYYDQLSRQSSSNDDHDTYFPPSPLTLEQANIDRVYVDKSSQTLYLLQDYKVVKSYHIALGDAPKGHKQQEGDERTPEGEYILDYKNENSIAYRSIHVSYPNEADIASAEAKGVSPGGAIMIHGQMNGYEYLAGVMQKRNWTDGCMAVTNAEMDEIMSAVKVGTPIEIVW